The following are encoded in a window of Halosimplex halophilum genomic DNA:
- a CDS encoding PRC-barrel domain containing protein, which yields MATDIELTDADEGKRVVGPNGDEFGRVAEVRHGTAHVDPDPSMSDTIMSKLGWGDSDEDTYPLQEERIESVTDDEVRLGDL from the coding sequence ATGGCGACAGATATCGAGCTCACGGACGCGGACGAGGGGAAGAGAGTCGTCGGTCCGAACGGGGACGAGTTCGGTCGCGTCGCCGAGGTGCGCCACGGCACGGCGCACGTCGACCCCGACCCGAGCATGTCGGACACGATCATGTCGAAGCTCGGCTGGGGCGACAGCGACGAGGACACGTACCCGCTGCAGGAGGAGCGGATCGAGTCCGTCACCGACGACGAGGTCCGGCTCGGCGACCTCTGA
- the msrB gene encoding peptide-methionine (R)-S-oxide reductase MsrB, giving the protein MSEHEDALPDSDEEWRERLTEEEYKILRERGTEPKFSGEYLDVDEEGEFTCAGCGTELFSTDQQFDSGHGWPSFFDVVEEGNVETKLDTSHGMRRTEVVCATCGGHLGHVFDDGPDPTGKRYCINSAALDFEGDE; this is encoded by the coding sequence ATGTCAGAGCACGAGGACGCGCTGCCGGACTCGGACGAGGAGTGGCGCGAGCGGCTGACCGAGGAGGAGTACAAGATCCTGCGCGAGCGGGGGACCGAACCGAAGTTCAGCGGCGAGTACCTCGACGTCGACGAGGAGGGTGAGTTCACCTGCGCCGGCTGCGGGACGGAGCTGTTCTCGACGGACCAGCAGTTCGACTCCGGACACGGCTGGCCGAGCTTCTTCGACGTGGTCGAGGAGGGCAACGTCGAGACGAAACTGGACACCAGCCACGGGATGCGCCGGACCGAAGTGGTGTGTGCGACCTGCGGCGGCCACCTCGGCCACGTCTTCGACGACGGCCCCGACCCGACCGGCAAGCGCTACTGCATCAACTCGGCCGCGCTCGACTTCGAGGGCGACGAGTAG